From Dechloromonas sp. A34:
CCCTCGGTGGTGGTGCGTGCCCAGTACCCTGGCGCCAACCCCAAGGTGATCGCCGAAACGGTGGCCTCGCCGCTCGAGGAGTCGATCAACGGCGTCGAGAACATGCTCTACATGCAGTCGCAGGCCAACAGCGACGGCAACCTGACGGTGACGGTCAATTTCAAGCTCGGCGTCGATCCCGACAAGGCGCAGCAGCTGGTGCAGAACCGCGTCTCGCAGGCGCTGCCCCGCCTGCCCGAGGATGTCCAGCGCCTCGGTGTGACGACCATCAAGAGCTCGCCGACGCTGACCATGGTGGTGCACCTGATCTCGCCCGACGACCGCTATGACATGACCTACCTGCGCAATTACGCGGTGCTCAACGTCAAGGACCGGCTGGCTCGCATCCAGGGCGTCGGCGAAGTCGGCCTGTTCGGTTCCGGCAACTACGCTATGCGCGTCTGGCTCGATCCGCAGAAGGTCGCCCAGCGCGGCCTGACCGCGGCCGAGGTGGTGCGCGCCATCCGCGAGCAGAACGTGCAGGTCGCGGCCGGCGTCATCGGCGCCTCGCCGAGCGCCGCCGACGTGCCATTGCAGTTGAACGTCAATGCCCAGGGCCGCCTGCAAAGCGAAGGCGAATTCGGCGAGATCGTGCTCAAGACCTCGCCGGACGGTGCCGTCACGCGCCTGGCCGACGTCGCCCGCATCGAGCTGGCGGCCTCCGAATACGGCCTGCGCTCCTTGCTTGACAACAAGCCGGCGGTGGCCATTCCCATCTTCCAGGCGCCGGGCGCCAACGCCCTCGATGTCTCGGCCAAGGTGCGCGAGGCGATGGCCGAGCTGTCCAAGGACTTCCCTGCTTCGGTCGAGTACCGCATCGTCTATGACCCGACCCAGTTCGTGCGGGCCAGCATCAAGGCCGTCGTCCATACCCTGCTCGAAGCCATCGCGCTGGTCGTGCTGGTCGTCATCGTCTTCCTGCAGACCTGGCGCGCCTCGATCATCCCGCTGCTCGCCGTGCCGGTCTCCATCGTCGGCACATTCTCGCTGCTGCTCGGTTTCGGCTATTCGATCAACGCCCTGTCGCTGTTCGGCATGGTGCTGGCGATCGGCATCGTGGTCGATGACGCCATCGTCGTCGTCGAAAACGTCGAGCGCAACATCGAGGCCGGGCTGACGCCGCGCGAAGCCACCTACCGGGCGATGCGCGAAGTTAGCGGGCCGATCATCGCCATCGCCCTGACGCTGGTCGCCGTCTTCGTGCCGCTCGCCTTCATGACCGGCCTGACCGGCCAGTTCTACAAGCAGTTCGCGATGACCATCGCCATCTCAACGGTGATCTCGGCCTTCAATTCGCTGACCCTGTCGCCGGCGCTGGCTGCCATGCTGCTCAAGGGCCACGGCGAAAAGCCGGACTGGCTGACCCGGCAGATGAACCGCTTCTTCGGCCGCTTCTTCGCCGCCTTCAACCGCTTCTTCGGTCGTGCCTCCGAGAACTACGGCCGCGGCGTCACCGGCGTGATCGGTCGCAAGGCCTCGGCGATGGGCGTCTATGCCGTGCTGCTCGGCCTCACCGTCGGCATCTCCTATCTGGTGCCCGGCGGCTTCGTGCCGGCCCAGGACAAGCAGTACCTGATCAGCTTCACGCAGTTGCCGAACGGCGCCTCGCTCGACCGCACCGAGGCGGTGATCCGCAAGATGGGCGAAATCGCCCTCGCCCAGCCCGGCGTCGAAAGCGCCGTCGCCTTCCCCGGCCTGTCGATCAACGGCTTCACCAACAGTTCGAGCGCCGGCATCGTCTTCGCGACATTGAAACCCTTCGATGAACGGCGCAGCCCGGAACTCTCGGCCGGCGCCATCGCCGGCGCGCTGAACCAGAAGTATGCGGCGATCCAGGAAGCCTTCATCGCCGTCTTCCCGCCGCCGCCGGTCATGGGCCTGGGCACGGTCGGCGGCTTCAAGCTGCAGATCGAGGATCGTGGCGCCGTCGGCTATGCCGAGCTGAATGCCGCCGCCAACGCCTTCATGGCAGCCGCGGCCAAGGCGCCGGAACTGGGGCCGATGTTCTCCAGCTACCAGATCAACGTACCGCAGCTCGACGTCGATCTCGACCGCGTCAAGGCCAAGCAGCAGGGGGTTTCGGTGACCGACGTCTTCGACACCATGCAGATCTACCTCGGTTCGCTGTACGTGAACGACTTCAACCGCTTCGGCCGTACCTACCAGGTCCGCGCCCAGGCCGATGCGCCCTTCCGCGCCCACCCGGAAGACATCCAGCAATTGAAGACGCGCAACAACCAGGGCGAAATGGTGCCGCTTTCCTCCTTGGTCAAGGTGCGCTCGACCTTCGGCCCGGAAATGGTCGTCCGCTACAACGGCTACACCGCTGCCGACATCAACGGCGGCCCGGCCCCCGGCTATTCCTCGGCCCAGGCCGAGGCGGCGGCCGAACGCATCGCGGCGGAAACCCTGCCGCGCGGCGTGCGCTTCGAATGGACCGACCTGACCTACCAGAAGATCCTGGCCGGCAACGCCGGCATCTGGGTGTTCCCGATCAGCCTGCTGCTCGTCTTCCTGGTGCTGGCCGCCCAGTACGAAAGTCTGACCCTGCCGCTGGCGGTGATCATGATCGTGCCGATGAGCATCCTGGCGGCGCTGACCGGCGTCTTCCTGACCGGCGGCGACAACAACATCTTCACCCAGATCGGGCTGATGGTGCTGGTCGGGCTGGCCTGCAAGAACGCCATTCTGATCGTCGAGTTCGCCCGCGAGCTTGAATTGCAGGGCGCGACGCCGCTGCAGGCGGCGATCGACGCCAGCCGGCTGCGCCTGCGCCCGATCCTGATGACCTCCATCGCCTTCATCATGGGCGTCATCCCGCTCGTCACCTCGACCGGCGCCGGTGCCGAAATGCGCCACGCCATGGGCATCGCCGTCTTCTTCGGCATGCTCGGCGTGACCTTCTTCGGCCTGTTCCTGACCCCGGTTTTCTATGTCTTGCTGCGCACGCTGGACAAGCGCCACAAGCTGCATTCGGCCACCCACCACGAGGCACCGATTGCCCCGGCCCATACCGCCCCCCAGAGCGCGGCCTGAGCCGCAGGAGATACGACATGAACTACTTGCTCCCCTACCCGCCCCGGGCCGCTGCTGCGGCGCCCCTGGAAACGCCAACCCGCCCAGCCCACCGGGCAAGCGCCATCAAACTGTTCCCGCTGCTCGCCGCGCTGCTGACGCTGGCCGGCTGCTCGCTGGCCCCGACCTACCAGCCACCGACGGTGGACGCCCCGGCCGCCTTCAAGGAGGCGACCGCCACCGGCCCGTGGAAAACCGCCGAGCCGGCCGAGAACATCCCGCGCGGCGAATGGTGGAAGGCCTTCGCCGACCCGACGCTGGACGACCTGGAAACCCGGGCCGCTGCCGCCAACCAAGACCTCAAGGCCGGCGCCGCCCGCCTGGCCCAGGCCCGGGCCTTGCAGCAGAACGCCCGCTCGGCCCTCTTCCCGCAGATCGGCATCGGCGCCGGGCCAACCCGGCAAAGACCGTCGCCGGCTTCGCAAGGGCTGGCCGCCGATGCCGACACCAGCATATCGACGCTGTGGCGGGCGCAAGGCACGGTCGCCTACGAGGCCGATCTGTTCGGCCGGGTCAGCAGCGGCGTCGATGCCGCCAAGGCCACGACCGAGCAGCGCGAAGCACTCTTCCGTTCACTGCAGCTGGCCATCCAGGCCGACGTCGCCCAAGCCTACTTCTCGCTGCGCGAACTCGACGCCCTGGCCGCGATGTACGCCGAGACGGTGACCCTGCGCGAGCAAAGCACCAAGCTCTTCCAGCGCCGTTTCGACGAAGGCGATATCAGCGAGCTGGAATTGGCCACCTCGCGCACCGAACTCGCCTCGGCCCGTTCCGAAGCGCTCGGCGTCGCCCGCCAGCGCGCCGTGGCCGAACACAGCCTGGCCATCCTGCTCGGCCAGGCGCCGGCCGCCTTCGCGCTGCCGCCGCGCCCGCTCGACCGGGTAACGTTGCGAGTACCGGCCGGCCTGCCCTCGGCCCTGCTCGAACGGCGTCCCGACATCGCCGCCGCCGAACGGGCGATGGCCGCCGCCAATGCCCGGATCGGCACGGCCCGCGCCGCCTTCTTCCCGCGCCTGAGCCTGACCGGGGCACTGGGTTACGAGTCGGCCGAACTGGGCGACCTCTTCAAGTGGAGCAGCCGCGCCTTCGTCATGGGGCCGCTGGTCGGCACCCTGCTCTCGCTGCCCATCTTCGACGGCGGCGCCCGCCAGGCCGGGGTCGATCAGGCCCACGCCGCCTACGCCGAAGAGGCCGCCAACTACCAGCAGACGGTACTCAAGGCCTTCAAGGAAGTCGAGGACAACCTGGCCCACCTGCGCCTGCTCGGCGACCAGACCCAGGCCCAGGACGACGCCGTGCAGTCGGCCCGGCGCGCCGCCAAGCTGTCGCAGATCCAGTATCGCGAAGGATCGGTCAGCCACCTCAACGTCATCAACGCCGACCGCAGCGTGCTGCAGCAGCAACGCGTCGCCGTCCAACTCGATGCCGAGCGGGCGCGGGCCACGGTGAACCTGATCCGTGCCATTGGCGGTGGCTGGGATTCAGGACCAGCGATGAGCATGGCCATGACTGCTCAAGGCGAAGGCGATAAGCAGTAGGCCAGACGGCGGACACTCTGGCGCGGCCCCTATTATTTTTTCACCGCCCCACAATATCCACGCCTGTGATTCGTCTACACAGGTATGGATACATCGCTTTCCCTTGCACCGCCTTACGAAAAGCTCCGCCTGATGGCCGATCAAAACCGACGCCTGACTGAAACGGTTGCCCGTGAAAGCGGGCGCCTGGGGAGCTTCATTCGTCAGCGCGTGCCCGATCCAGGCGAGGCGGAGGACATCCTGCAGGATGTCTTTTTCGACCTGGTCGAGGCCTGGCGCTTGCCGGAGCCCATCGAGCAGGCCGGCGCCTGGCTGTTTCGGGTGGCGCGGAATCGCATCGTCGACCGCTTTCGCAAGCGGCGCGAGGAACCCTTGCCAGTCACCCGGCCGGAAGAGAGCGACGAGGCGACGCATTGGCTGGAGAACGCCATGCCGGCCTGTGATGGAGGCCCCGAGGCGGCGCACCTGCGCCGTTTGTGGCTGGACGCCATCGCAACGGCCCTCGACGAGTTGCCGCCCGGGCCGCGCGACACCTTCATCGCCCATGAGTTGGATGGGCGCAGTTTCTAGGAAATGGCCGCCGAAAGCGGCGTGCCGCTGAACACCTTGCTCGGCTGGAAGCGGCAAGCGGTCCTGCACCTGCGCGACCGCCTCCGGCCCCTTTACGACGAACAATCTTGAACAAGGAATGACCATGATGAAATGCTCTACCGACCAATCCGGCTGCGCCTCGCGCTGCCTGAAGATCGGCCTACTGGCCGTGGCCGGCATCGCCGCCGTGACCTGGGTCGTCATGCAATTGTGGAACTGCCTGCTGCCCGATCTGTTCACCGGTGTTTCACGCATCGGCTACTGGCAGGCGCTTGGCGTGCTGCTACTCAGCCGGATTCTTTTCGGCGGCCTGCGCGGCGGCTGCCACGGCCATTGGCGTGAGCGCCGGGCGCACTGGGAAAGCCTGACGCCGGAAGAGCGCCAACAACTCAAGGGGCGCTTCCGTAGCCGCTGGAGCAACTGCTGTTCTTCGAGCAAGGCCGAAGCACCTGAGAACGTTAGCGACACGGGCGACAAGCCCGCCGCTAACGCCTGAGCACAAGACTAAAGCGAAACCTCTCCCATGTCCATGACCCAAGCTGCACATCAACCGTCGATCAGCCACCATGCCCTGCCGGGCCGCTTGCGCCGCGCCCTCTGGCGCCTTCTGCCCTTCATCGGCGGCCTGCATGCCTACATCGGCTGGCGCCTGCTGCCAGCCTTCGATTTCGGTGCGGCCGGCCTGGCGCTGGCGATTGGTGGGCTGGTGATTTCGACCTGCCTCGTGCCGATCGGCCTGGTGGCGCGCTTTCTCGTTGCCCGTCCGACGCTGACCGACCGGCTCAGCTGGCTGGGCGGTCTGGCGATGGGGCTGTTTTCCTCGGTGCTGGTGCTGACCGTGCTCCGCGATGTCGTACAGCTGCTGGCTGATGCCCCATCGCTGGCCGAACCGACGGC
This genomic window contains:
- a CDS encoding efflux RND transporter permease subunit, with the protein product MNISKFFIDRPIFAGVLSILLLLAGVLALFQLPISEYPEVVPPSVVVRAQYPGANPKVIAETVASPLEESINGVENMLYMQSQANSDGNLTVTVNFKLGVDPDKAQQLVQNRVSQALPRLPEDVQRLGVTTIKSSPTLTMVVHLISPDDRYDMTYLRNYAVLNVKDRLARIQGVGEVGLFGSGNYAMRVWLDPQKVAQRGLTAAEVVRAIREQNVQVAAGVIGASPSAADVPLQLNVNAQGRLQSEGEFGEIVLKTSPDGAVTRLADVARIELAASEYGLRSLLDNKPAVAIPIFQAPGANALDVSAKVREAMAELSKDFPASVEYRIVYDPTQFVRASIKAVVHTLLEAIALVVLVVIVFLQTWRASIIPLLAVPVSIVGTFSLLLGFGYSINALSLFGMVLAIGIVVDDAIVVVENVERNIEAGLTPREATYRAMREVSGPIIAIALTLVAVFVPLAFMTGLTGQFYKQFAMTIAISTVISAFNSLTLSPALAAMLLKGHGEKPDWLTRQMNRFFGRFFAAFNRFFGRASENYGRGVTGVIGRKASAMGVYAVLLGLTVGISYLVPGGFVPAQDKQYLISFTQLPNGASLDRTEAVIRKMGEIALAQPGVESAVAFPGLSINGFTNSSSAGIVFATLKPFDERRSPELSAGAIAGALNQKYAAIQEAFIAVFPPPPVMGLGTVGGFKLQIEDRGAVGYAELNAAANAFMAAAAKAPELGPMFSSYQINVPQLDVDLDRVKAKQQGVSVTDVFDTMQIYLGSLYVNDFNRFGRTYQVRAQADAPFRAHPEDIQQLKTRNNQGEMVPLSSLVKVRSTFGPEMVVRYNGYTAADINGGPAPGYSSAQAEAAAERIAAETLPRGVRFEWTDLTYQKILAGNAGIWVFPISLLLVFLVLAAQYESLTLPLAVIMIVPMSILAALTGVFLTGGDNNIFTQIGLMVLVGLACKNAILIVEFARELELQGATPLQAAIDASRLRLRPILMTSIAFIMGVIPLVTSTGAGAEMRHAMGIAVFFGMLGVTFFGLFLTPVFYVLLRTLDKRHKLHSATHHEAPIAPAHTAPQSAA
- a CDS encoding RNA polymerase sigma factor; protein product: MADQNRRLTETVARESGRLGSFIRQRVPDPGEAEDILQDVFFDLVEAWRLPEPIEQAGAWLFRVARNRIVDRFRKRREEPLPVTRPEESDEATHWLENAMPACDGGPEAAHLRRLWLDAIATALDELPPGPRDTFIAHELDGRSF
- a CDS encoding efflux transporter outer membrane subunit, with amino-acid sequence MNYLLPYPPRAAAAAPLETPTRPAHRASAIKLFPLLAALLTLAGCSLAPTYQPPTVDAPAAFKEATATGPWKTAEPAENIPRGEWWKAFADPTLDDLETRAAAANQDLKAGAARLAQARALQQNARSALFPQIGIGAGPTRQRPSPASQGLAADADTSISTLWRAQGTVAYEADLFGRVSSGVDAAKATTEQREALFRSLQLAIQADVAQAYFSLRELDALAAMYAETVTLREQSTKLFQRRFDEGDISELELATSRTELASARSEALGVARQRAVAEHSLAILLGQAPAAFALPPRPLDRVTLRVPAGLPSALLERRPDIAAAERAMAAANARIGTARAAFFPRLSLTGALGYESAELGDLFKWSSRAFVMGPLVGTLLSLPIFDGGARQAGVDQAHAAYAEEAANYQQTVLKAFKEVEDNLAHLRLLGDQTQAQDDAVQSARRAAKLSQIQYREGSVSHLNVINADRSVLQQQRVAVQLDAERARATVNLIRAIGGGWDSGPAMSMAMTAQGEGDKQ